In Pajaroellobacter abortibovis, the following are encoded in one genomic region:
- a CDS encoding TonB C-terminal domain-containing protein, producing the protein MVKRCDTNAPMILWICAALCLHYGAGRMAEWLQSLQIDREALRQVAEKARVCARNDDQVLEIAMADPLLSLSPSSLQPPSRPTPQEPKLLPLQEPSPPKEPEEIPPVVVPPSASPPPSDNRIAIRQHAKEGQSDHPTARFLANKANYVKEETVARQTALDQDDPSSSPGLSHAMLSPHQGDGDRTKIAQSEETQGDPHSNADQPREGEKAAVHAHAPSVPTRGNSSAALSPQDSDWPPPAFTHSPSDPSLSKGNDELQHSARDGWVLSLERPSEAQQRASSFRSNGGNVRFEAKPRLGLGHRGPAGEVNFNLTHEGVFAVLGEEKIHALQARDRQRRKSEHQGKWARVGIERWRNAIENYVSFVKAGNQTALNAAASPFATYLNTIHLQIHPIFADGFLASLQQLPKGHPMNDLKLFTRLEIVLNQSGNILKMGVVRTSGVLAFDLAALEAVQEAVPFVAAPESILSFDGNVYLHWEFHRDEVYACSTMHARPFLLKGNSKSPSVVPDGNHADESLLRHSWSIR; encoded by the coding sequence ATGGTTAAAAGATGCGACACCAATGCCCCGATGATTCTCTGGATCTGTGCGGCGCTCTGCTTGCATTATGGAGCTGGACGAATGGCGGAATGGCTGCAGTCTTTGCAGATCGATCGCGAGGCGTTGCGTCAAGTTGCGGAGAAAGCTCGGGTGTGTGCGCGGAATGACGATCAGGTCCTTGAAATCGCGATGGCGGATCCCCTTCTTTCCCTCTCTCCTTCTTCTCTTCAACCTCCTTCTCGACCGACCCCTCAGGAACCCAAATTGCTTCCTCTTCAGGAACCGTCTCCCCCCAAGGAGCCAGAGGAGATCCCTCCGGTTGTTGTGCCCCCTTCTGCATCTCCTCCCCCTTCGGACAACCGCATTGCAATTCGACAACACGCTAAAGAAGGGCAATCCGATCATCCAACAGCTCGTTTTCTTGCAAATAAAGCGAATTATGTCAAAGAAGAAACGGTTGCGCGCCAGACTGCCCTCGATCAAGATGATCCGTCCTCTTCTCCAGGGCTCTCTCATGCGATGCTATCCCCTCATCAGGGGGATGGCGATCGGACAAAGATCGCTCAAAGTGAGGAAACACAGGGAGATCCTCACTCTAATGCGGACCAACCGCGAGAAGGGGAAAAAGCGGCTGTGCACGCTCACGCCCCTTCTGTGCCGACGAGGGGGAATTCTTCTGCGGCCCTGTCACCTCAAGACAGCGATTGGCCGCCTCCTGCCTTCACCCACTCTCCTTCTGACCCCTCTCTTTCTAAAGGGAATGACGAATTGCAACACTCTGCTCGCGATGGGTGGGTCCTTTCCCTGGAGCGTCCTAGTGAGGCTCAGCAAAGGGCCTCTTCTTTTCGATCAAATGGGGGAAATGTCCGCTTCGAAGCCAAACCCAGATTGGGTTTGGGGCATCGGGGACCTGCAGGGGAGGTGAATTTCAACCTAACCCATGAAGGAGTTTTTGCGGTGTTGGGAGAAGAAAAAATCCACGCACTCCAGGCTCGCGATCGACAACGGAGAAAGAGTGAGCATCAGGGGAAATGGGCTAGGGTCGGTATCGAGCGTTGGCGGAACGCCATCGAGAACTACGTCTCTTTTGTCAAAGCTGGCAACCAGACAGCGTTAAATGCAGCTGCATCCCCTTTTGCTACCTATTTGAATACCATTCACCTCCAGATCCATCCTATTTTTGCAGATGGTTTCTTGGCTTCCCTCCAACAGTTGCCGAAAGGGCATCCGATGAACGACCTCAAGCTGTTTACACGCCTTGAAATCGTTCTGAACCAAAGTGGAAACATCCTGAAAATGGGGGTTGTTCGGACGAGTGGGGTGCTTGCGTTTGATCTCGCTGCGTTGGAAGCTGTCCAGGAGGCCGTCCCTTTTGTAGCAGCTCCGGAGTCGATCCTCTCTTTTGATGGAAATGTCTACTTGCATTGGGAATTCCATCGTGATGAAGTCTATGCTTGTTCTACAATGCATGCGCGTCCCTTTCTTCTCAAGGGGAATTCGAAATCCCCTTCTGTAGTTCCGGATGGTAACCATGCTGATGAGTCTCTTCTTCGTCACTCGTGGAGCATTCGGTGA
- a CDS encoding NAD(P)-binding domain-containing protein, with the protein MEKLCKRLMRQMMLCEERFYILISFNEQLSPQSGQFFMFFFVFQINESMHYASVKIKSMMKHIGVIGLGIMGAPMAQRLLEHGSFILRIFKE; encoded by the coding sequence ATGGAGAAACTCTGCAAGCGTCTGATGCGTCAGATGATGCTTTGTGAAGAACGTTTCTACATTCTTATTTCCTTCAACGAGCAACTTAGTCCCCAGAGTGGCCAATTCTTCATGTTCTTTTTTGTTTTTCAAATTAATGAATCAATGCACTACGCAAGTGTGAAAATAAAGTCCATGATGAAACATATAGGCGTGATTGGACTTGGGATTATGGGCGCACCTATGGCCCAGCGGCTTCTGGAGCATGGCTCGTTTATACTCCGTATTTTTAAAGAATGA
- the thrS gene encoding threonine--tRNA ligase produces MAVKKVPREVLEARGELDATVVAVKVKDEIVDLHTPIDEGVGCVPIRASDPEGLEVIRHSSAHVMADAVQRLFPETKVTFGPAIEDGFYYDFERPDAPFREEDFEAIERAMRKIIQKDTPFRREVISREAAVRYFQSKGEHFKVEHIQTLPEGEEITLYRHGGDGADEWVDLCAGPHVPSTGFLKAIKLTRVAGSYWRGDERNPRLQRIYGTAFDSEEELSEYLKRVEEAKQRDHRKLGKELDLFFFDPLAPAMPFFMPKGAFVYHTLIEYIRSLYKVYGYEEVVTPQVFDPELFQKSGHLEYYRENIYRLWTEDGWGNETEKGPLSRKEMHRLWEKRSFAIKPMNCPAHCMMFRARMRSYRDLPWRVADFGRLHRYERGGVVHGLTRVRTLCQDDAHIFCAEEDVPQEITKFIRLLDEVYRTFKFDNMHVKLATRPLQRIGTDEEWDRSESALEQGLRDSGLPFEISEGEGAFYGPKIEFHIQDALKRSWQLGTIQYDSNLPSRFDLTYVGADGKKYRPLMLHRAVLGSIERFYGIYLEHCAGHFPVWLAPRQVSVLTVTNQSDAYALEVVHALRSAGVRVDLDCTPDKLGAKMRHALLARYPYIAVVGAKEMESRTVMLRSRAHGELGAMDVASFVDRVCKEASLPGSGSFLERTALQGGDDTH; encoded by the coding sequence ATGGCGGTTAAGAAAGTGCCTCGCGAGGTGTTAGAAGCTCGAGGTGAGTTGGATGCGACAGTCGTCGCTGTGAAGGTCAAAGATGAGATCGTGGATCTCCATACCCCTATCGATGAGGGGGTGGGGTGTGTGCCGATTCGAGCGAGTGACCCTGAAGGGTTGGAAGTGATTCGGCATTCGAGCGCTCATGTGATGGCAGATGCTGTGCAAAGGCTGTTCCCTGAGACAAAAGTTACTTTTGGTCCTGCGATCGAGGATGGGTTTTATTACGATTTTGAGAGGCCGGATGCCCCTTTTCGCGAGGAAGACTTTGAGGCAATTGAAAGGGCGATGCGGAAAATCATTCAAAAGGATACCCCTTTTCGCCGTGAAGTGATCTCCCGGGAGGCTGCTGTTCGTTATTTCCAGTCCAAGGGGGAGCATTTCAAGGTCGAGCATATTCAGACTCTTCCTGAGGGGGAGGAAATCACCCTGTATCGTCATGGTGGAGATGGAGCGGATGAGTGGGTCGATCTTTGCGCAGGCCCCCACGTCCCCTCAACAGGCTTTCTCAAGGCTATTAAATTGACTCGAGTCGCTGGATCATATTGGCGTGGGGATGAACGAAATCCCCGTCTCCAACGAATTTATGGGACTGCGTTCGATTCGGAAGAAGAGCTTTCCGAATACTTGAAGCGTGTGGAAGAAGCAAAACAGCGGGACCATCGGAAATTAGGGAAAGAGCTCGACCTCTTCTTTTTTGACCCCTTAGCTCCTGCCATGCCGTTTTTTATGCCTAAAGGGGCGTTTGTGTACCATACCCTGATCGAATACATCCGCAGTCTGTACAAAGTGTATGGCTATGAAGAGGTGGTGACCCCTCAGGTGTTCGATCCCGAGCTCTTTCAGAAAAGCGGACACCTCGAGTATTATCGTGAGAATATATATCGCTTGTGGACGGAAGATGGGTGGGGAAATGAGACGGAAAAGGGTCCTCTCTCGCGGAAGGAGATGCATCGCTTATGGGAGAAACGATCGTTTGCGATCAAACCGATGAACTGCCCAGCCCATTGTATGATGTTTCGGGCGCGCATGCGATCCTACCGCGATCTCCCTTGGCGTGTAGCTGATTTCGGAAGACTTCATCGCTATGAGAGAGGGGGGGTGGTTCACGGATTGACCCGCGTAAGGACCCTTTGTCAGGACGATGCGCATATTTTCTGTGCAGAAGAAGATGTCCCTCAAGAAATCACAAAATTTATTCGTCTGCTCGATGAAGTGTATCGAACGTTTAAGTTCGACAATATGCATGTTAAATTGGCTACCCGTCCATTGCAGCGGATTGGAACGGATGAGGAATGGGACCGATCGGAGAGTGCGTTAGAACAGGGGCTTCGGGATTCGGGTCTCCCTTTTGAAATTTCGGAGGGGGAAGGGGCTTTTTATGGCCCTAAGATTGAGTTTCACATTCAGGATGCGCTTAAACGGAGTTGGCAGCTCGGCACTATCCAGTACGATTCCAACCTCCCTAGTCGTTTTGATCTGACCTACGTAGGAGCTGATGGGAAAAAATATCGCCCATTGATGCTCCATCGCGCTGTGCTCGGTTCGATCGAGCGCTTTTATGGGATTTATCTCGAGCATTGTGCGGGTCACTTCCCCGTTTGGCTTGCTCCCAGGCAAGTTTCTGTGTTGACTGTCACCAATCAATCAGACGCCTATGCCCTCGAAGTCGTGCATGCGCTCCGCTCTGCTGGTGTCCGGGTTGATTTGGATTGTACGCCGGACAAGCTGGGAGCAAAAATGCGCCATGCTCTTTTGGCACGCTATCCGTATATAGCGGTTGTGGGGGCAAAAGAGATGGAATCACGTACAGTGATGTTGCGCTCCCGCGCTCACGGGGAGCTCGGAGCTATGGATGTTGCTTCTTTCGTCGATCGGGTTTGTAAGGAAGCTTCCCTTCCAGGCAGTGGGTCCTTTTTAGAAAGAACTGCTTTACAAGGGGGAGATGATACCCATTAA
- the cyoE gene encoding heme o synthase: MIPSSISSLASNLIALTKPRITLVVLATTGAGLFLAPGALPSHQLLLAIVGTVLVVAAANVLNMWWERDVDALMKRTQNRPLPAGRIPPALALGFGLLLGLIAVPLLFHVNRLTGFLGLFALISYVAIYTPLKRRTLYALQIGAIPGAIPPLLGWTSVTGTIEGGGLALFGLLFFWQLPHFMAISLFRKQDYARAGLRVYGAVCSQQETHRAILFYSLLLVGISVAPFYLHLARGFYLISAILLGVALLGFEVRGFRSIRSEEAERWARSLFGFSIIYLILLLCALLLDHACVS, translated from the coding sequence GTGATACCATCTTCCATAAGCTCGCTTGCGAGTAACCTGATCGCACTTACCAAACCTCGCATTACCTTGGTTGTGTTAGCAACTACGGGGGCAGGCTTGTTTTTGGCTCCTGGCGCGCTGCCATCGCATCAGCTGCTTTTGGCGATAGTTGGAACCGTGCTCGTCGTTGCAGCAGCGAATGTGCTCAACATGTGGTGGGAAAGAGACGTGGATGCGCTGATGAAGCGCACTCAAAATCGCCCTCTCCCGGCAGGCCGTATCCCTCCTGCTTTAGCACTTGGCTTTGGCTTATTGCTCGGATTGATTGCGGTCCCTCTTCTTTTTCACGTCAACCGGCTGACAGGTTTCCTCGGTCTGTTTGCGCTGATTAGCTACGTAGCCATCTATACTCCCCTCAAGCGGCGTACGCTGTATGCACTCCAAATAGGGGCTATTCCAGGGGCTATCCCTCCTTTGTTGGGGTGGACGAGCGTAACCGGTACAATTGAAGGGGGCGGTTTGGCTTTGTTTGGTCTGCTCTTTTTTTGGCAGTTACCTCATTTTATGGCTATTTCTCTCTTCCGCAAGCAGGACTATGCGCGTGCGGGTCTTCGCGTGTATGGAGCAGTATGCAGTCAACAGGAGACGCACCGAGCGATCCTATTTTATTCGCTTCTGTTGGTAGGGATTAGCGTGGCTCCTTTTTATCTTCATCTGGCGCGTGGATTTTACCTCATTTCAGCTATCTTGCTCGGAGTTGCACTACTGGGATTTGAAGTGCGCGGATTTCGATCCATTCGTTCGGAAGAAGCGGAACGCTGGGCACGCTCCCTTTTCGGTTTTTCCATCATTTATTTAATTTTGCTATTGTGTGCTCTTCTTTTAGATCATGCGTGCGTTTCTTGA
- the infC gene encoding translation initiation factor IF-3, translated as MVTTGGFQDTMSMGRPPFELQQPQRTFQIRVNHRIRVPEVRVVGADGTMLGVFQTGEAIRLATSQGLDLVEVNPKADPPVCKIRDFGKHKYEEKKKIAEAKRKQTVVEVKEIKLRPKTDEHDLETKLRAARRFLEAGHKVKFSVRFRGREITHPEKAHEQIDYIIQQLESIANVELKATMELRALSLVLAPKPAVFQKAVQAKMIAQKIRQEEACMKKRKGVEHGAVTETNKGELEEAIPNKGIDLA; from the coding sequence ATGGTAACAACAGGAGGATTTCAAGATACAATGTCTATGGGCCGCCCCCCTTTCGAACTACAGCAACCTCAACGTACTTTTCAGATTCGCGTTAATCACCGCATTCGGGTCCCAGAAGTTAGAGTCGTTGGAGCTGATGGGACTATGCTCGGTGTTTTTCAGACCGGTGAAGCGATTCGTTTAGCGACTTCTCAGGGCCTTGACTTGGTGGAAGTCAATCCTAAAGCAGACCCTCCTGTTTGCAAAATTCGGGATTTTGGTAAACATAAATATGAGGAGAAGAAAAAGATAGCGGAAGCGAAGCGAAAGCAAACCGTTGTGGAAGTGAAAGAGATCAAATTGAGGCCGAAAACCGATGAACACGATCTCGAAACAAAATTGCGGGCTGCCCGGCGCTTTTTGGAAGCGGGTCATAAGGTTAAGTTCTCGGTGCGGTTCCGAGGGCGTGAAATCACTCACCCCGAAAAGGCGCATGAGCAGATTGACTACATCATCCAGCAGCTTGAAAGCATTGCCAATGTAGAGCTCAAGGCGACGATGGAATTGCGCGCTCTCTCCCTTGTATTGGCGCCTAAGCCTGCTGTGTTTCAAAAGGCGGTTCAGGCGAAGATGATTGCGCAAAAAATCCGACAGGAAGAAGCGTGTATGAAGAAACGCAAAGGTGTTGAGCACGGAGCTGTGACCGAAACCAACAAAGGGGAATTAGAAGAGGCTATTCCAAATAAAGGCATCGATCTTGCTTAG
- a CDS encoding acyl-CoA dehydrogenase family protein, producing MDFHFSEEYALLRQAVRDFSAVEIAPYASMWDQEERFPHELVPKLAKMGLLGICIPPEYGGVGLNVQSYALCVEEIAKVDGSSALFVASHNGLAVGHVLAFGTEAQKERFLPKAASGEYLAAWALTEPGSGSDAAALTTTAKWEDGAWVLSGTKMFITQGCVCGFCVVLARTNPHVAKQKGITAFLIERGTPGFYATKQLKKLGCRSSDTAELVLDRVRVPDSCRLGEVDCGFSDATQILAQGRISIAAMALGLGYGAFESASKYASQRIQFGKPIGDFGVVQCMLAESKIDLEASHLLTYRAAWLADQKRPCMREASMAKLFASEAATRICHRSLQIHGGYGYSCAFSVERHLRDAKLCEIGEGTSEVQRMLIGRQYLGMVRPTGQ from the coding sequence ATGGATTTCCATTTTTCTGAAGAATATGCCCTTTTACGTCAAGCAGTGCGCGATTTTAGTGCGGTTGAGATTGCTCCCTACGCTTCCATGTGGGATCAAGAAGAGCGTTTCCCTCATGAGCTGGTTCCGAAATTGGCCAAAATGGGTCTTTTGGGTATCTGTATCCCTCCGGAATATGGAGGTGTTGGGCTTAATGTGCAGAGTTATGCTTTATGTGTGGAAGAGATTGCCAAGGTCGATGGATCGAGCGCTCTCTTTGTGGCTTCCCACAATGGGCTTGCTGTAGGGCATGTTCTTGCGTTTGGAACCGAAGCACAGAAAGAGCGCTTTCTCCCCAAGGCTGCGAGCGGAGAGTATCTTGCAGCGTGGGCTTTGACGGAGCCTGGGAGTGGGAGTGACGCGGCCGCGCTCACGACTACAGCGAAGTGGGAGGATGGAGCTTGGGTACTTTCTGGGACGAAGATGTTTATTACCCAAGGGTGTGTGTGTGGCTTCTGTGTCGTTCTAGCACGTACAAATCCTCATGTGGCCAAACAAAAGGGGATCACTGCTTTCCTGATAGAGCGTGGGACTCCTGGATTTTATGCGACGAAGCAGCTAAAGAAACTAGGTTGTCGTTCGAGCGATACGGCTGAGCTTGTTCTAGATCGTGTTCGTGTTCCAGATAGCTGTCGATTGGGCGAAGTGGATTGTGGCTTTTCTGATGCGACCCAGATTTTGGCACAAGGCCGTATTTCTATTGCAGCGATGGCGCTTGGCCTCGGGTATGGAGCATTTGAATCTGCTTCGAAGTACGCGTCTCAACGCATTCAATTCGGTAAGCCTATTGGAGATTTTGGAGTGGTGCAATGTATGCTTGCAGAGAGCAAGATCGATCTGGAGGCTAGTCACTTGCTGACTTACCGGGCAGCTTGGCTTGCTGATCAGAAAAGGCCCTGTATGCGTGAGGCATCTATGGCAAAGTTGTTTGCTAGTGAGGCGGCCACTCGTATTTGCCACCGCTCGCTTCAGATTCATGGGGGATATGGTTATAGCTGTGCATTCTCGGTGGAGCGTCATCTCCGTGATGCGAAATTATGTGAGATCGGAGAAGGGACGAGTGAAGTGCAGCGCATGCTGATCGGTCGCCAATACCTCGGTATGGTTCGTCCGACGGGTCAGTAA
- a CDS encoding FAD-binding oxidoreductase, protein MISALSKALGPSKVLEGDETLLYARDESEVEGMLPDGVVLAECTQDIVKTLEIAQRYPIPVTPRAGGTGRTGGAIPVQGGIVLATHALSVIKDIDRPNQIAVVEPGVTTGQLHRAVEQEGLFYPPDPNSLASCQIGGNLAENAAGPRAFKYGVTRDYVLGVEVCLMGGRVLRTGRRTSKGVTGYDITALLVGSEGTLGIFTEATLQLVPKPPAVATLLAYFKDIAASARAVVAIGEAQLVPRCIEWLDYATLQALRTEGYESPSGARAMLLVEVDGDPSWLDAELERVGNAISSVAGLLQIVVALTEEDRERLWGARRLLSRATRRLARYKISEDVVVPRTLLPQILSSVDRIGDRTEVQHLAYGHAGDGNLHVNFLWNEEREKPLVFRAVRELMEETVRLGGTLSGEHGIGGAKKEYIGLEQSPELITLQQDLKRVFDPAGLLNPGKIFPSRGHFSC, encoded by the coding sequence GTGATAAGCGCTTTGAGCAAAGCGTTAGGCCCTTCGAAGGTGTTGGAAGGAGATGAAACGCTCCTCTATGCGCGCGACGAAAGTGAAGTCGAGGGGATGCTTCCGGATGGTGTTGTCCTTGCAGAGTGCACGCAGGATATTGTCAAAACCTTAGAGATCGCCCAGCGCTATCCTATTCCAGTGACCCCGCGTGCAGGGGGGACGGGGCGCACAGGAGGGGCTATTCCGGTGCAGGGTGGAATTGTCCTTGCGACCCATGCGCTCTCCGTCATTAAAGACATTGATCGACCGAATCAGATCGCGGTCGTGGAACCGGGAGTGACGACGGGGCAGCTCCATCGCGCTGTGGAGCAAGAAGGGCTCTTCTATCCCCCCGATCCCAATTCGCTTGCGAGTTGCCAGATCGGAGGGAATCTTGCAGAGAATGCGGCGGGACCACGTGCATTCAAATATGGGGTGACCCGTGACTACGTGCTAGGTGTGGAGGTCTGCTTGATGGGGGGGCGTGTCTTGCGTACCGGTCGCCGCACTTCGAAAGGGGTTACTGGTTATGATATCACTGCTCTGCTGGTGGGTAGTGAGGGGACCTTAGGGATTTTTACGGAGGCTACGCTTCAGCTCGTTCCAAAGCCGCCCGCGGTGGCTACCCTTCTCGCTTATTTTAAGGATATCGCTGCCAGTGCTCGTGCGGTTGTGGCGATTGGAGAGGCGCAACTTGTCCCCCGATGCATTGAATGGTTGGACTACGCAACCTTGCAAGCGCTCCGCACAGAAGGATACGAGAGCCCTTCCGGAGCGAGAGCAATGCTTCTTGTTGAAGTGGATGGAGATCCCAGTTGGTTGGATGCGGAGCTCGAACGGGTAGGGAATGCGATCTCTTCAGTTGCTGGTTTACTGCAGATTGTTGTTGCGCTGACAGAAGAGGATCGCGAGCGGCTGTGGGGGGCTCGCCGTCTGCTTTCGAGGGCTACACGGAGGCTAGCTCGGTACAAAATTTCGGAGGATGTGGTCGTCCCTCGAACGCTGCTCCCTCAGATTCTTTCTTCTGTTGATCGGATCGGGGATCGCACAGAGGTGCAGCACTTGGCTTATGGTCACGCGGGAGATGGGAACCTCCATGTCAATTTCCTTTGGAATGAGGAGAGGGAAAAACCGCTTGTCTTTCGGGCTGTGAGGGAACTGATGGAAGAGACGGTTCGCCTTGGAGGGACTTTATCGGGAGAGCATGGGATTGGAGGGGCCAAGAAAGAATACATAGGGCTCGAGCAATCTCCTGAACTGATCACGCTCCAACAGGATCTCAAGCGGGTGTTCGACCCTGCGGGGTTGCTCAACCCCGGTAAGATTTTCCCCTCTAGAGGGCACTTCTCCTGCTGA
- the mraZ gene encoding division/cell wall cluster transcriptional repressor MraZ: MFRGRYEHTMDAKGRTSVPARYREALQKGGERYLVVTGAFDACLNVYPFQEWLLFEEKLSMLPQFDLAVIRLKRLYVSGAVECEIDESGRILIPPTLRDHARLSKHVLWAGSGKYAELWSKEGWEHQVEVAEAERQKLGIRLAELGL, encoded by the coding sequence ATGTTTCGCGGTCGTTATGAACACACTATGGATGCGAAAGGGCGTACGAGCGTCCCTGCGCGCTATCGAGAGGCCTTGCAGAAAGGAGGAGAACGCTATTTGGTGGTAACCGGTGCGTTTGATGCTTGTCTCAATGTGTATCCATTCCAGGAATGGCTCCTCTTTGAGGAAAAGCTCTCTATGCTTCCTCAGTTCGATCTGGCTGTCATCCGTTTAAAGCGGCTGTACGTTTCCGGGGCGGTAGAATGTGAGATCGATGAGTCCGGTAGGATTTTGATCCCCCCCACCTTGAGGGACCATGCGCGGCTTAGCAAACATGTGCTTTGGGCAGGTAGTGGAAAATATGCTGAATTATGGTCGAAAGAAGGCTGGGAACATCAGGTTGAAGTAGCCGAAGCAGAACGCCAGAAGCTTGGCATCCGTTTGGCAGAACTGGGGCTGTGA
- a CDS encoding cell division protein FtsL, with protein sequence MRTSYSFLFLWTLAVFAAVSAFVFQLSIRSKIISIGYELGRTKAEQEKLKEAKRVLQVETGSYRNPERIDMIARGLLGMESPPPERIIPLAMRGKAVEGAKLASEEHVR encoded by the coding sequence ATGCGTACTTCTTATTCTTTTTTGTTTTTATGGACGTTGGCAGTATTTGCAGCAGTTTCTGCGTTTGTTTTTCAGCTATCCATTCGAAGTAAAATCATATCGATAGGCTATGAGCTCGGCAGGACCAAAGCGGAGCAAGAAAAACTGAAAGAGGCGAAGCGCGTTCTGCAGGTGGAAACCGGAAGCTATAGAAATCCCGAACGAATTGATATGATTGCGCGTGGGCTTTTGGGGATGGAGAGCCCCCCACCGGAGAGAATTATCCCTCTTGCGATGCGGGGTAAGGCAGTGGAAGGGGCAAAACTCGCTAGCGAGGAACACGTGCGTTGA
- the rsmH gene encoding 16S rRNA (cytosine(1402)-N(4))-methyltransferase RsmH encodes MKTEFLHPSQSVAVPGFHESVMTEAVVRLLSPQQGGVYVDVTLGGGGHAEAILKAEKNNFLVGFDRDPFALQMAKVRLAPFSDRTLYINASFGQCREQLKCHGIGRVQGLCADLGINSSQLNDAKRGMSFRQEGPLDMRMDLREGLTARELILHTSEEELASLLFHYGGEWRSRRIACRIKEAVEEDRLHTTLDLRRAVVRAVGPARVGGIDPATRTFQALRIAVNRELEELETLLSLLDQIVGEGGIAVFISFHSLEDRQVKLAFKKRPWETMTKKPLVPTQQEIQRNPRARSAKLRAAHHVPKG; translated from the coding sequence ATGAAAACGGAATTCCTGCATCCATCTCAATCGGTAGCCGTACCAGGATTTCACGAGTCGGTGATGACAGAAGCGGTTGTGCGCTTGCTTTCTCCTCAACAAGGGGGGGTGTATGTCGACGTCACCTTAGGGGGAGGAGGTCATGCAGAAGCTATTTTAAAAGCTGAGAAAAATAATTTTTTGGTTGGATTTGATCGCGATCCTTTTGCTCTTCAGATGGCTAAAGTGCGTCTCGCTCCTTTTTCGGATCGAACGCTATACATCAACGCTTCTTTTGGACAGTGCAGAGAGCAGCTGAAGTGCCATGGAATTGGTCGCGTGCAGGGACTGTGTGCTGATTTAGGGATCAACTCGTCGCAACTGAACGATGCAAAGCGCGGCATGAGTTTTCGGCAGGAGGGGCCTCTCGATATGCGTATGGATCTTAGAGAGGGGCTAACCGCTCGCGAATTGATTCTTCACACCAGTGAAGAAGAATTAGCTTCTCTTCTTTTTCATTATGGAGGGGAGTGGCGTTCTCGGCGGATCGCTTGTCGTATTAAAGAGGCTGTCGAAGAGGATAGGCTTCACACGACATTGGATCTCCGTCGGGCCGTCGTTCGTGCAGTAGGTCCTGCTCGCGTGGGAGGGATCGACCCAGCTACCCGTACCTTTCAAGCATTGCGGATCGCTGTCAATCGCGAGCTCGAAGAATTGGAGACATTGCTCTCGTTGCTCGATCAGATCGTAGGGGAAGGGGGGATTGCAGTCTTTATTTCTTTTCACTCTCTTGAAGACCGGCAGGTCAAATTGGCTTTCAAAAAGCGACCGTGGGAAACCATGACCAAAAAACCGCTGGTCCCTACACAACAAGAGATTCAACGGAATCCACGGGCACGCAGTGCCAAATTGCGTGCTGCACACCATGTTCCTAAGGGTTAA